The DNA region GTCATCGCGCTGACCATCCCGCTGATGCTCCTGGTCGATTACGCGGTGTCGTATGCGACGGTCGTGGCGATGTTCTCGGGATCCGTGCCCCTCCTCGTGGTCGCCGTCGTCGTCGCCTTCGTCCTGCTCGTCGGGGCGATCGTCGCCGTGAGCAGGGCGTTCACGGGAAAGCTCACCATCCTCGGTGCGGCGGCCGCCGCCGGCCTTCTCGCGTGGGCGGGCGCGTTCGGCTTGGTCAACGGGATCCTCCGTCCGCTCGCGCTCCACGAGGACGTCCTGCTGCATGTCGCGGTGTGTGTCTTGTTCGCACTGGCCCTGGGTATGTTCCTCGGCCCTTTGCCGCTGCGCATCGCGGGTGCGGCATCCATCGTCGGGCTGATCGCGCTCCTCGTGCTCCCTCCGACGCCCACCGAGGTGGCGGAGGTCGAGCACGCGCGGACCGAAGCCGCGCAGGTGGACGCGGCTCGGTCCACGTGGATGGATTCTGGAAGGTTCCCTCTCGTCACGGACCTTCCGGGCTGGTCCAACGTCGAGCTCAGGGCCACGGGGGCAGACGCAAGCACCTGGGTGCGCAGCGACACCGGCGCGGTCGCGCGCATCATCACCCAGTGGGACACGCCCCCGCCCGACCCGCTCGCACCGTGCAACTTCATCGGCGGGCCCGGACTGGAGTGGGATCGCGGCTTCGACCAGTCGCCCTCCTGGTGCATTCGGTCGGGCAATCAGTGGTCGCGGTCAGATGGAAGCGCCGTCTACGTTTTCGACGCGGGCACCACTACCTGGATCACCGCATTCGGCGGATACGACGCCGAGCGGGTCGGTGGATTAACGGCTGCCGCCCCGCAGGACATCGCCGCCCTGCTCCCCTCGCTTCGGACCATGAGCCGCGAAGAAGCGGCGCGATACCTGCTCCCGACATTCGACGGCATGAACAGTCCCGAGGTGCAGACCCCCGGCTTCTGAGATGAGGTGCACCGCGTCTCAGTCCGGCGCGGAAGCTTCGCCGCCTCGGTCAGAAGGCCACGACCAGGATCTGTGCGATGAGGATCTTCACCACCATCGCCGCGGGGTACACCAGCGTGTAACCCACCGTGACCCGCATGTCGTAGCCGGTGCGGGTGTTCGCGAAGCCCAGCAGCGCCGGATTCGTGAAGGTGCCCGCCATAACCCCGCCCAGGCGCGTGCCCTCGGTGCGCAGCGCGAGACGCGCGACGGCGTACGTGCCCGCGGCGAGGAGCGTCGTCATCGCGGCGCCTAGCACCAGGAGGCCGACGATCTCGCCCGAGGTGATCGCCGAGCCGATCAGCGACCCTGCTTTCGTGCCCGCGTAGGCGAGGAAGAGCACCAGCCCCAGCTCTGCCAGCACGTTCGCGGCCGTGGTGGGCAGCGTCGTCACGATGGGGCCGACGCGGCGCACGCGGCCGAACACGAGACCGGCGATGAGCGCACCCGCCGCCGGGCCGAGGGCGAACCCGCCGCCACCGGGCAACGGCACGGTGACGGCGCCGAGCGCCAGCCCGAGAGCGATCCCGACGCCGAGCGCGACGGGATTGATGTCGGTCATGCCCCGCTCGGAATCGCCGATGAGCGTCGTCAGCGCGGGTATCTCGTCCCGGGGGGCGACGACCTGCAGCCGATCGCCCTGCTGCAGGACCACATCGTCCGCACCGAGCATGTCCGCATCACCGCGTCGCACCCGCGGCACCGTGGCCCCGAAGCGTTCACGCAGCCCGAGGCTCCCGAGCGGACGGCCGGCGAGCTCGGGGTTGGAGAGGATGAGGCGGCGGTACTCCAGCCGCGACCGGTCCTGGACGATGTCCAGGGATGAGGTGTGCCCGAGTTCGGCTGCCACCGCCTCGACCGCCTCGCGCGGGCCGACGACGTTGACCACTCCGCCCGGCGGGAGCTCGGTGTCCGGTCCGACGACGACGTAGTCGCCGCCGCCTTTCGAGCGCAGCCGCGAGAACGTGATGCGCCCTCCGTAGCGACGGCTGAGCGCCCCCGCCGTCGGGCGATCGGCGGTGTCGATGCGCACCGCCTTGTTCTCCAGCTGCGTGGCGGCGTGGTCCTCGGACGCCCGATGACGAAGTGCCAGACTGACGGCCGCGATGGGGGCTATCACGCCGAAGACGTAGGCGCTCGCGTACCCCACCGTCGCCTCCGGGCTCCCACCGCTCGCCGCGAGTGCCGGCGTGTTCGTCACGGCGCCCGCGAACGTGCCGGCGATCGTCACCGTCGAGAAACCCAGAGCGCGACCGAGCAGCAGACCGGTTGCCGCCGTGGCCAGCAGGACGGCGGTCACCACGAGGAGCAGCGGGTAGGCCGTGCGGAGGGTGTGTCCGAAGCTCGGTCCGGCGATCAGACCCACGCAGAAGGCGAACACCACCAGACCGGTATCGCCGATGAGCGCCGGCAGCTCGATGGTCACGCCGGTGGCCACGCCCCACGCAGTGAGGCCCATCGCGGCGAAGAGGACGCCGATCGCACCCAGCGACACCCCGCCGACGCGCACACGCCCGAGCGCGGAGCCCAGCCCCACCAGCAGGAACGCGGTGAGCACTGGCTGCGCGGCCAGGAAATCGAACACCGGTCGCATGCCCCCGAGTATGCTGCCGGGCGCCGCGCGAGGATAGGTCCCGGTCTGTGCACGCTCGAGCGACTCAGTCGCCCCGACCGTGCACCGGTCTGGCGTTCGCCGGCGGTTCTCCGACCTCGTGGATGGTGTGGCCGCCGCAGGGCGTCTCGGTCACGCTGGCTCGCTCGATGCGCGACATGGTGAACCATCGCATCGCGTTGCGCAGCCCGCACCACCCGACGAGGTACCACCGGCCGTTCGGGGTTCGGGGACGCCTCGCGAGGTCGCGAGGGTGGAGTCGGTCACCCTCGGGCGAATCGACGGATTCCGGTGATCAGGAGACCGACGGCGAGCGCTCCGACGCCGCCGAGCAGAACGGGAAGCCCGACGCTTCCACCGGTCTGTACCAGATCAGTGCGATCAGCGAGGTGACGTAGCGTGCGAGGGCGAAGAACGCAACGGCAACGACCCGCTGAGTTCCGTTCTCCGCGCACTCCGGATCCGTAAAGGACGACCTGAAGCAGCTCGTTCGGCGCGGGGTGAGGCGTGTGTCGGCGTCGCGGTAGGACGCGCGGCGCCCGGTCTCATCGCTCCATACCCTCCACATGCGCCGCCATCTTGTCCAAGCACTGCTGGAGCCCGCTCGCGGACAGATCTCTCGCCTCCGCGGTCGTGTAGCCGGACTCAGTCATCCGCAACCGGGTGCCCCCGTCCGGTGTCGGGGTGAGCTCCACCATGTGCTGACCTTCATCCGGCACGCCCGGCGGGATGCCCGCCTCTGCGGGGGTGATGTGGTTCCCGCCCGCGTCCGTAAACGTGAACACGTAGCGCAGCAACCGTGGCGGATGAAGCTCCGTGATCGTCCAGGTGCTGTGCTGTTGGAACCCGCCCCACGCCGCTGGGGCTTGCATCGTGACCCGGATGCGCCCGCCCACGCGGATGTCGGCCTCCGCGCGGGGACACGTGAAGCCTTCCGGGCCCCACCACATCCGAAGATCCGCGGGGTCGGTCCACGCGCGCCACACGTGCTCTATGGGCGCACCGAAGCTACGTTCCACCTCGACATCGAATGTTGATCCAGGCATGACATCCCAATCAGTAGTAAAATGCAACTGAAAGGTATCGACCGGGATGAAAGGTGTCAAGACCCGATGAAGCACACTGTCGCCCGTCGTTCCGAGTGCCCGATCAACTTCACTCTGGAGTTACTGGGAGACCCGTGGTCGTTGCTGGTGGTCCGCGACATCGTGTACTTCGGCAAGCGAACATTCGGCGAGTTCCTGAGCAGCACGGAGGGGATGGCGCGGAACATCCTCAGCGCACGCCTGACGCGTTTGCAGGAGCGCGGGATCCTGCAAAGCGCGGTGCATCCGACCGACGGGCGCAAAGAGGTGTATACGCTCACCGAAACTGGCGTCGGTCTCGTGCCGCTGCTCCTGGCTGCAGCGGACTGGGGCGCCGAGCATGCGCCATCCACCGACGCCCCGCCCTGGTGGATCGAGCTCGTGCGCGAGCGGCGAGATGAGCTCACCCAGCTGATCAGCGAAGCGGTGCGCGAGGGGCGCTCCGTCTTCGTTGGCGGCGACAGCGTCGTCGCGGAACTCGCCGGCAGAACCCCCACCCGACCGAGTCGAGAGAGCGGGCAGCACACCGTCGGCCCGGAGTGATCGAACCGGGACGCCATCGGCGTCAGGCCGCCAGGCCCGGGCGGCTCCGCGCAGCCGTCGAACGTTCCCGACGTCTGGCACACCCTCGAAGACGATGAGCCACGCCATCGCGATCAGCATCCCGTCCAGTTCAGCTCCAAGGCAGGCGACGGAGTCAGCGTGGTCGTCCATCCACTGTTGAGGCGCTCATCCCGGAACGTCCATGCTCGCGAGAGCGGTAGCGCGATCGAGTATGAGACGCCCGGTACCGGCGACGTCGTCCGCGCTCCATGCCAGTGCGCCGTCGCGGATCGTCGCGTCGTTCATGGCGGCGCCCGATCATCCGTCCACCAGCCATGCAGCCAACGATCGCCGGAGGCGACGCGATGCTCCTCCACAGCGGCCTCGAGCGCGGCTGCGGGCAACTCGCTGGACACCCAGAACTCGCTGATGTGCGGGGGATCGGGCGTGATGTGCAACTCGGGAAGGCGCCGGAAGCCCCTCCGCGACGATCTCCGCGTGTCGATGCCAGGTGCCCATGCGGTCGAGCCGGGTCTCAAGTCCGTCCAGCGCGTCGATGATCGCCGGGAACTGACGAAACACATTCCCGCCGTACCGCACTCGCCGCACTCGCGCCTCGCGACCGAAGGCCTCGTCCCCCGCCAGCACGGCCCCCGACATCCCGCCGAGGCCCTTGTACATCGACACGTACTCCGATGCGACCGGCTCTACGATTTCGTGCAGTCCGCGTCCGAAGCCGTGTCGCCTTCGTCGAAGACGAACAAGTCCTCGATGCTGCATTGGAACGTCGCTGCGAGCCTGAACGCAACGGGTAGCGACGGGTCGTAACGGCCTTTCTCAATCGAAATGATCGTCTGGCGTGACACTCCGAGTTCGTCGGCTAGTCGTTGTTGAGACCAGCCCAGGTCTTGGCGGCGCTGCGGAAGCGTGTTCTTCATCAGGTGGCGGACTTCTTCAGCCACAGGTAACGCGCTGCGACATCGAGCATGGTGAAAAGCAGCACTCCAGCAAGCACCAGACCGACGGATGCCTCGATCTGTAGCAGCGAGAATCCGGCTGCGCCAAGCCCGCCGACGATCAGCAGGTCATGGAACGCACCGCTCGCCGCCTTGTGGTACCAGAAGGACTCGACGGAATCGTCGGGGTTCTCGAGTGCTTCCGAAAGGGTTGCGCGGTCGACGAACAGCACCCAGCCCAGTGCTGTCGCGACGGGGAAGGTCCCCACCATGACGAGCGCGAAAGCGAGTATCGGACGTTCGGTGGGGGTCACCGACACGAAGAGTCCGCCCGCGCCGGCGGAGACGAGCCCGCCCATCAGTAGTGACGCGCCCAACAATGTTGCGGAACCGCCGCCGAAGTGAGCGCGCCCCCAACGGCTCCGCGTCGTTGTGCTCTCATCCATGTCGTCCGCCTTTCTCCGAGGCTGAGCGTCTCTTGCGCTAGTCCCCGATGTACAGGAAACTTTACAGACAAGGTTCCTTTACATCAAACGCGTGCGGTGAGCCGGCCGGCATCCGCGCGCCTGTCACGAATGGGTCCGTGAGGCGACCAATAGCGACAGGGGAGCGTGTTCAGCTCGCCGCCGGGCGGCGAAACGAACCCCGCGGGTCAGAAGCGGTCGGGGCAGGGGTTGCCGTAGCCGTAGCGGATGACGACGTCGGCGTGCCGTCTTGATGGAGTCGACCTTGATCGTGGTGAGGTCATGGAAGACCACACGCAGCACGTCGGTGGCAAAATCATTCCCAGCATCGAGCGTGACGACATCATTCTTGATCTCGATCATCATCTGCGATCGCACATACGGCCTGCTGAGCAGTCGAGCGAGGTTGGTGAACTTCCCCCCCCATCCCGAACGCTGCGCACATCGTTGACCAGCAACCCTGCCGGCAAAAGCGAAACCCCCGCCATGTAGAAGCTAGGCGAGGGTTTCTGGGGTGACTGTAACGGTCACCCGTGTGGCTCCGACGGGCGTCGATCCCGTGACCTCACGATTTTCAGTCGTGCGCTCTACCAACTGAGCTACAGAGCCGCGCGGCATCCGAAGATGTCACGTCCTAGACGAAAGGCCCTCTTCGAAAAAAGGGCCTGTCGCCGTGGAGCGACCCTGACGGGACTTGAACCCGCGACCTCCGCCGTGACAGGGCGGCACGCTAACCAACTGCGCTACAGGGCCATGCGTATTAAATTATGTGTCGGGCGTGACCCCAACGGGATTCGAACCCGTGCTACCGCCGTGAAAGGGCGGCGTCCTAGGCCGCTAAACGATGGGGCCGGATGAACCCGGGGGCTCACCGTTACCGACGCTCAAGCATACGCAATCCAACGCTGATCCGCCAATCGACCACGCGGACTGCGAAGAGCGCGGTAGCCCTCAGTCTAGGGGGTCACGGGCACCGCATTCGTTCAACCGGTCCGATTCCTCCGCTGCGGGCGCGCCAGCGGCTCCGATCGCCCGTCGGCAGGTGGAATGGGTGGAGTGTGCTGCCGGCAAGGAGCAGGATGGGAGCACGCGAAGGTTTTCGTTGCGCATGTGACTGATGTTGCTAGTGTGAGGGAAGTCAACCCGCGACGGGAGGATCCGTGGAGCCCGAAAAGACGCTGGACGAGTGCGGCTGCGGCCCATCGCCGTCCGAGCGGCGTGCGCTCTGGCCCGCCGTGAGCCGTCGTGGCGCCCTGGGGCTGGGACTGCTCGGTGTGGTCGCTCTGGGGGCGACCGGCGGTCCGGTGATCTCCTCCGCGTTCGCCGCGACGTATCCGTCGTGGGACGACGTGCAGGCGGCCAAGGCGAACGAGGCGGCCAAGGCCGCCGAGGTCACCAAGATCCAGGGGCTGATCCAGAGCCTCAACAACGAGGTGGCGCGCACCCAGGAAGCCGCGCGCCTGGCCTCCGACGTCTTCTACGAAGCACAGCAGGCGTTCTTCGCGCAGGCCCGGCGTGCCGACGAACTGCAGGCGCAGGCGGATCAGCAGGCCGCACAGGCCACGGACTCGGCGAACAAAGCCGGTCGCCTGGCAGCCCAGCTGTATCGCAACGGCGGCGATGACACCTCCCTGGAATTGTTCTTCGCCGGCTCCGCGGCATCCACCGATGACCTGCTGGCCCGGCTGGGCACGATGGACAAGCTCATCGAGCGCAACAGCGCGGTGTACTCGGACGCG from Microbacterium sp. zg-B185 includes:
- a CDS encoding helix-turn-helix transcriptional regulator, producing the protein MKNTLPQRRQDLGWSQQRLADELGVSRQTIISIEKGRYDPSLPVAFRLAATFQCSIEDLFVFDEGDTASDADCTKS
- a CDS encoding helix-turn-helix domain-containing protein — translated: MKHTVARRSECPINFTLELLGDPWSLLVVRDIVYFGKRTFGEFLSSTEGMARNILSARLTRLQERGILQSAVHPTDGRKEVYTLTETGVGLVPLLLAAADWGAEHAPSTDAPPWWIELVRERRDELTQLISEAVREGRSVFVGGDSVVAELAGRTPTRPSRESGQHTVGPE
- a CDS encoding TrkA C-terminal domain-containing protein, producing MRPVFDFLAAQPVLTAFLLVGLGSALGRVRVGGVSLGAIGVLFAAMGLTAWGVATGVTIELPALIGDTGLVVFAFCVGLIAGPSFGHTLRTAYPLLLVVTAVLLATAATGLLLGRALGFSTVTIAGTFAGAVTNTPALAASGGSPEATVGYASAYVFGVIAPIAAVSLALRHRASEDHAATQLENKAVRIDTADRPTAGALSRRYGGRITFSRLRSKGGGDYVVVGPDTELPPGGVVNVVGPREAVEAVAAELGHTSSLDIVQDRSRLEYRRLILSNPELAGRPLGSLGLRERFGATVPRVRRGDADMLGADDVVLQQGDRLQVVAPRDEIPALTTLIGDSERGMTDINPVALGVGIALGLALGAVTVPLPGGGGFALGPAAGALIAGLVFGRVRRVGPIVTTLPTTAANVLAELGLVLFLAYAGTKAGSLIGSAITSGEIVGLLVLGAAMTTLLAAGTYAVARLALRTEGTRLGGVMAGTFTNPALLGFANTRTGYDMRVTVGYTLVYPAAMVVKILIAQILVVAF
- a CDS encoding SRPBCC domain-containing protein gives rise to the protein MPGSTFDVEVERSFGAPIEHVWRAWTDPADLRMWWGPEGFTCPRAEADIRVGGRIRVTMQAPAAWGGFQQHSTWTITELHPPRLLRYVFTFTDAGGNHITPAEAGIPPGVPDEGQHMVELTPTPDGGTRLRMTESGYTTAEARDLSASGLQQCLDKMAAHVEGMER